A genomic stretch from Hoplias malabaricus isolate fHopMal1 chromosome 4, fHopMal1.hap1, whole genome shotgun sequence includes:
- the LOC136695538 gene encoding uncharacterized protein produces the protein MFLRCWMVMEGVGILCLLVCATLQSANSEILQVSQTLGSIAILNCGTLTKGKVTWSRETDGQRVDILTTHNGETTKHISDPDRRYSSGANIVLSIIRVSQSDAGRYYCSGTTVELTVTPKTNATHPTPNQSTSTKANESSTAPTTAPTTQDLWIFIGVALGSCLAAAVSLVLFLWRCYSKREATSISQRNHGHIYDSINEIAPVTLSMATFNQNRENVSYTRQAPQFDDPIYYLATYPGVQITVSDF, from the exons ATGTTTCTGAGGTGTTGGATGGTGATGGAGGGTGTTGGGATCCTCTGTCTCCTGGTGTGTGCTACTTTACAAAGTGCCAACAGTG AGATTCTACAAGTGAGTCAGACACTGGGCTCCATTGCAATCCTTAACTGTGGAACACTGACTAAAGGTAAAGTGACCTGGAGCAGAGAAACcgatggacagagagtggacattCTGACCACTCATAACGGAGAGACGACCAAACACATCTCTGATCCAGACAGACGTTACAGCTCTGGAGCAAATATAGTGCTGAGTATAATCAGAGTCTCACAGTCAGATGCTGGTAGATACTACTGCAGTGGAACTACAGTGGAGCTCACTGTGACACCAAAAACCA ATGCAACACATCCAACACCAAATCAAAGCACATCTACAAAAGCGAACGAATCCTCAACTGCACCAACAACTGCACCAACAACTCAGG ATCTGTGGATATTTATTGGCGTAGCATTGGGAAGTTGCCTGGCTGCTGCTGTGTCACTGGTTTTGTTCTTATGGAGATGTTACTCCAAAAGGGAAG CAACATCCATCTCCCAGCGAAACCATGGACACATTTATGATTCCATTAATGAGATCGCACCAGTCACACTGAGCA TGGCTACATTTAATCAAAACCGGGAGAATGTTAGTTACACCAGACAAGCTCCACAATTTG ATGATCCAATTTATTACCTGGCAACATATCCAGGAGTCCAGATCACAG tttcagatttctGA